The Acidianus infernus genome window below encodes:
- a CDS encoding FAD-binding protein, whose translation MVDIKDFKGIIELNNNSVSLFPGTKIIDVLKELENDNKELMVFPSSYHIATVGGYIGAGNVGIGAFQYGYFYHKALLSAKIISPKAEVELRGDDILGIAQAAGTTGVVTRAEFSTVNKEDWEEQVVFCKDISCVMSTMKLLLSDPMKTRRVTIEDYDTFTRVTSKDGDRWNVILSSKLKLGTRIDKIFDTIAFAAIYVYFNRKSPFKNYHYEAKLIDLKSFLEISTILKNKLGSSIMIHGDVMIIKSQPIVYSVFMSDVENFDLIMSILRDYGYYYNLHSYQINDYHEDPYVMQKIIELKRKVDPLDILNRGKVRF comes from the coding sequence ATGGTAGATATAAAGGACTTTAAAGGGATAATAGAACTAAATAACAACAGCGTAAGCTTATTTCCGGGTACTAAGATCATTGATGTACTGAAAGAACTAGAAAATGATAATAAGGAATTAATGGTTTTTCCCAGTAGTTACCATATAGCTACAGTAGGAGGATATATAGGAGCTGGAAATGTAGGAATCGGTGCCTTTCAATACGGATACTTTTATCATAAAGCTTTATTATCAGCCAAGATCATTTCACCTAAGGCTGAAGTTGAACTGAGAGGAGATGACATTTTAGGTATTGCCCAGGCAGCTGGAACTACTGGTGTAGTTACGAGGGCTGAATTCTCAACCGTAAATAAAGAGGACTGGGAGGAACAAGTTGTCTTTTGTAAGGATATAAGCTGTGTGATGAGTACCATGAAATTGTTACTAAGTGATCCCATGAAGACCAGAAGGGTTACTATTGAGGATTACGATACATTTACAAGGGTCACTTCTAAAGATGGGGATAGATGGAATGTTATTCTCTCATCCAAGCTTAAGCTAGGAACTAGAATCGATAAGATTTTCGATACTATCGCCTTCGCCGCTATATATGTGTATTTTAATAGAAAAAGTCCTTTTAAGAATTATCATTACGAGGCTAAATTAATAGATCTTAAGTCGTTCCTAGAAATCTCAACGATCTTAAAAAATAAGCTGGGCTCTTCTATAATGATTCACGGTGACGTGATGATTATTAAGTCGCAACCAATAGTGTATTCTGTATTTATGTCAGACGTGGAAAATTTTGATCTTATAATGTCCATTCTACGTGATTACGGATATTATTATAACCTTCACTCTTACCAAATAAACGATTACCATGAAGATCCTTACGTTATGCAAAAAATAATTGAACTGAAGAGAAAAGTTGATCCTTTAGATATTCTTAACAGAGGAAAGGTAAGATTTTAG